The sequence GGGGAATCGGATACACGTGTTGTTTTATGCACGAACTAAACTACTAGAATAACGCTGTCGTGACCGAACGTAACCCCATAACATGTTGACGTCACATCCCTGTGTGCTACAGGAAGACATCGGGATCGCGATAAAGACAAATTAGAAGAAGAAAATCTCTGGGCACATACATACACTTTGTGCGAAAGAGTGCgaacatttgatcacgtcgaccgatgatgatgatgatgacacacaCTTTATTTTCATAAAGCTGCGAATAAGGTTTGTAATCAATATTTAAACCATGTCGTTTACCTATAGCTAATTACATCCTTTCTTGACATGCCCTAATACGTAACAGTACCATGTTTGTGTCAAATATATCACAAAGCTAGACCCGTGTAACCTGTCGAAAGAAAAGGGTTGAATAGTGGCTAACGCCTGTCAAGTTATGTAGCTAGTGAGCTATCTAACAAACGCCATGAGATAGCTGGCAATGCGCCCATGGAGATGGGTCGTGTTTCTTTGTGATGCAGAATAAGCTtatgttcaagcagatgttgaaatGGAAGTTTGAAACTTTTTTGACTACCAAAAAAAATAATCctcaacccaacatctgcttggatatctCCACGTCTCCACGTCTTGGTCCTCAAAGTTGAGATTTCTCTGATTTCTAGCTCCTTATTTAGTACAAGAGTGCTTAAGCAATACTAACCTGTGAATTTTAGTGCACTTAAACATGAGATTAACGTGACCTCGCTCGACCTTTCAATTATTTCACTGCAACGTCAAGTTGAAGATGTTTTAAAGTGTCAGAGCCACATTTGAATGTGTTCAAGTCAAGAGTTTCTTTTGAGTCAACATTGACGTGTTCCTAAGAAAACCCAAGTTAACTTTTTACATCTTCGTTGGTTATCACTGATAACTTCAGTTTTCAACGTCGTTGGCTGTCATCTAGTCTTTGAATTCAATGTCGACGGTCAAGTTTTCAAAATCTGGGCCTGTATACAGTAAACAAGTATTGCTAAGAACATGGTGGACCGACTCGTGGGAAAACATGAACTTGGCATAACTGTTCTCCTGGAACAAACTGTGCTGGTATTTGTCTTGTTGTTATCACTTTACAAGTGTATAGCCTTGATAACAATTATTGGGAACTAATTCCATCTGACATTGTGTACGAAATATTCCGacatgtataacattttgtTATTACATCACTTCCTGTATGTGGTGCCCAGTAGCATATACTAAGTATTACATATAATTGCATTACACTTGTAATTTGCATATATAGTTGTGATAGACCTCATGAAAGTCGCTTTGCTTTTGTTGTATCAATAATGATACCTGTATAAGACAGCTTTATGAATTTGATTGGTGTTCACAATTGTACCCTTACAGATAGAatagaaatataaaataaacATTCGCcacatttctatttgtacattTGGAAGATTGTATGATCATGAGTCAGTACAGACCTCCCGAAGTAGCGACCCCCGCTCCCGGTCCGGAGTCGTGGATGTACCCCTGCCCGTCACTACTGATCCGTCCCGTTGATCTGACATCCAAGGTGTTGGTGACGGTGATTCTCACAATACTTGGTTCCGTTGTTTCCAACACCAGTGTACCGTAAACGGTAAGGCTCAACAAGCTGTAGTTGCCAGGGGACAGGGTGCATGTTTCTCCCGCCTGGATGTTGACTGCAGCCCCTGGACTCCCAGCGGTGGGACAGGCCGAATAGGCCCGCCCCGCAAAACAACTCAAGACGAGGAGAATCAACAGCATTCTTCCTACTCCGTACCCTATGGCATTGTGTGTCCTGTTAAGGTCTTCAGAAGTACCCAAAACTTTACGGCAAAGTCCGTGTTTACTCATGCAGCGCGGCACAGTACGCCAGCATGAGTTAAAAACTGTGGTCCTTCTGACAGAAGAACGGTCTACTTCCTCCTCAGACACAGGTTTGCGCCCGAGGGCTGAGTCCGCAAACTCCGTGTCAAGAAAAACGAGTATGATTTGTTGCCAACCTGTCTCCGAGACAATCTGTCACTGTAGTTTTACCTCGTTGCTGTCAAAAAGACGCCTGCTTCCATACACGTTTCTCAGACGTGTCCGTTTTGCTGACGTGCTAACAAGAACATAGTCACTTCCTGACAAACTAAGCTCAACTGTTCGTGTGCGTCCGAACGCGCATGGAACGGCTACACAACAAGTGGTTGAGTCCACCTGCGCAGTGTACAAGTCACCGCGTGGGCACTTTCTTTTAAGGGTCACATCGGAACTTTGAAGTATACACCACAGGGGTGGGTAGGTCTCTTCAAGCGGCCCAATAATACACATACCATATCCTGTGTTGATAAGTTCCATGTGCTGGGTTTAGCGTTAATGTTATGAATGTTTCATCATTCCTgagtttaaaaaacaacaactgtgcAAATGAACAATTATTCGTATTGTGTCCCCCGAAAACAAAATGGGTAGGTCCTGCCGTATGCTAATGGGTCAAACATTGCACTCGTCAAATAAACTCGACGGTTTCGAAACTGTTTTCAGGAAACAGATAACACAAAGGACATGGAGCAAAGTTTACTTTGTCAAGAATCCATACACGAGAAGAAGCCTTCAAACTAACAATACTTCAAACCCAGAACATTCGCCGTGGCCATGTCAGATATGTCATGGTTCTGCTGATTGGCAGACCCTAAGGCGTTATTTAAAAGTTGTAGACTGATCATACTCGTCCTGGTAGAAAACCACCCTACTCTGACCAAAGGTCTTCTCAGAAAAGAACACGGAATGCAGGTAAGTAGCAGGACCAGTTGGTAGGTTGGGCAGACAGTTGAAAATAGCTGTGTCATGTGACGTGACCTCATTGACCACCAGAGACGTAAGATTTGTAGTACAATGCACTACCACCTTTGGACTTTTGCCAGATTTTGACGCTGGTATCAAATATCAGGGTGACCAAAAGCCTCATGATGCGGAACCGGGCCAGTGGAAAatgcagacacagacacacaaacgcacataTACTCATCACTCTAGCACACCTCCGTAGACGTAACACAAATGTGCACACTTTCATACTGCGCTGTGAAAGGTTCAGACCGATAAAGATTATTTACATTGAGTAAAAGAGAGGCGCCGGGAAAAACATCGTGTGACTGCTGCCAAATCTATTTCAGTGCGGCTAAATTTCCGGCATCCTAGGAAAATCCCGGGTCCCATCTGCCAACTCAAAAAAGATATGACTAATCATGATCCCGAGACATCTTGGAAACCTTCAATGTAAAcgacaaaaataaaagtttcacAACTTTAATAAGAGTCTTCAAAGAATTTTTATCCGTTTTCAAATAATGAAATCACTACAAGCGAAGTATATGTGAAGTTAGGACCGCCCCAATGAAATAGGCCTCCAACCCAAAAGTACTTATAACACCTCTTCCGAACTTCAATTGTCCTTGTCTAGAAATGTCAATGTACAGATTGCGATGTGGCTGGATTGCCGATTCTATAAAAAGAGATTGAAATCCCAATGGGAGTGCTAGAAAAGTGTAAAGGTAATAGTGTCAGCATTTCTACcaattgtaacgttatgctTTCTGTTGCGTTGCTTGttacataagtttgggccctctggcAACTTTCTTGGAATTGCAGGGCGCATTTTAGTTGCAGAATTTCAATCCGGATACGTAAGAAGGGAtgaatggattttaatgatttaaCTAACTAGTCCGACGTAGTGGTACGTAAACTTTGAATTTTAGTacttattttgcatgattaatcaGGAAAATTAACATCTCAATTGAATTGTGCCAGGTTACAGGAACTTCATACTCTGCACATATGTAATTTGTTTCGAGAGGATGTAAATgatgaccttatttgcataatcaattagaaaACTGTATGATGATTTCGCGGTAGTAAATGATAAAACACATCCATTCTCCTGTTTATGTCAAAGCGACTTGCTTAGTTGGAATTGCAAAGAGAAGCTTGGTTGTGCCATCAAGATGCCCATTATCGTAATGATCTGGCCACAGACTATCAACTTCCAGCTAAACACGACGATGCAAACTGTTTTCTAGACAATTAGAGCATTCGAAATTTTCGTAGACTGTTTGGCCAAGGAGGTTCTTTTTCACCTCCTTGGTTTTCTTTTTCACCTCCTTGGTTTGGAAACCTGCGAACACATCAACAGCGCCCCTATCGGTATTGAAATAAAGTACACACAGCAGAGCCATATACACGCGTACGATTTCCATAACAAAGCAAATGTCATCATCAACGAAAAAAATATTAAAGATTCTAAAGATGGGATACCTTTGCAAAATACAAATCAGGCCACTGCGTGGTTTGATATGGCAAAGTAAAGAGAAAAGGTGAATTTCAAAATAAGCACCCACcgcaagagaaaaaaaaacaggctaaTTTACATTTCGATGCCAATTCCACAGGTGACGTTGTCCTGCTCGCCCAGAATAACATCCCCACCTTGTCTCAGACAGAACAGCTAAGGGTGGGGTGGGGTTAGATTTGCTGTTAATCTGAGAGGCACAAGAATGGCAAGGAAACGGAGATATGAATTTTCGGTGAGTGTTTTGGGGCTCCATTGTTGGCTATCATAAGAGAATCATAATAGCCCACGATAAATCCCAGTTTCTTTGTTTGGGTGGGCACATCTTGCAGATGCCGTTATGTACTTTTtatttcatacaaatgtatctgtttATATATACCATACATATGTACCAGAAATGCACGAAAATAAAAACTGTAACGTATAGACTCTTACAATGTCAATGGGGCCGGGGGTAAAGGATTAAATGTCTTCTTCTGAAACGTAGCACATAGAAGCCACAAGATGTCCACTAATTGCCCTATCATATTACAGAAAAAAGTTCTGCAGTTGAGTGTTTGTGTTTAGATCTCTTCTGGTATGACgtaataaaaaaagaatgagTTATCGTTTATAATAATGAGGTAAAGGTAATAACAGGGTCTGCCTGAGCGTCTAGCACTGTTgtactgtggggagggggggtggcaTGGTATCTCAGCGTGGAAGTGTCAATACTTTTGGTCCTCTCAAGGCCTAGTCAAGACTATACCCACCAAAGTATGAAATTTTATTATCATATCCATAAATAAGAATGATGACAGATACTTAACTACATATCCAGACCACTGTGCTCCTTTGTTCCCCAGCTGGAAGACGGGAGCCCAACAGGAACAGGGGTGCCCCCAGTCTTTCCTGAGTTGGACACGAGAACCAAGAAGCACTTGAAGGAAGTGGCCCTCAGCCTGGTTTATGCCTTTGCCGTGATGCTGGTGGCCTACCTACAGCGGGACTGGCTGAGTTTCTACCAGAGGGAGGCGGTGGAACAGTTGGTGGTCAGGCGACGCTCTCTTGCCGTTAAACCCTTCTCTTACGTAAGCTGAGCTGCTCTTCATTTTAGATTTCTCTCCATAAATTCCTCGTCTATCACAAGGGACTTAAGTTAGATAAAATAGATGTTGCTCATTCCTTATCCCTTCCACAGATCAAGACGTCATCTTCCTTCTGGACCTGGTCAGAGACTCATCTGATGGATGCTCTGTATGACGATGGGAACGAGAACGCCCTACAGAGCCACTCGTTCTATCAGGTGCAGTGGACGAAATTCAGACAAGAGCGAGTGTCACACGGTAAACTCATTCTCATTAATTGGAAGAACTCTACCTGTAAAATGTTAGTCAACCCTCATCCTGATTCTGCTGTTATTAATATGAATTGGTGACCGTATGTATGATCTATGAATATATGTTCTATAACTTTTTAGTTTAATTGGAATCTGACGAACTCATCTTTTTTATTTCCCTTCATCATTCCTTTATATGAACGTATAATTGACAGGGGAATTCATTGTGCTGTTTTGAATTGGGATTTTGAGAATGCACCATTAGCTTTCCATATATTTGTTTATAGATGTGCCTTTTACAATTCCCAATGACGTCCTCATGAGTACGATTGGTTACTGCAAGGAGCCGTTCAGTTCTCACAACAAAGACTGGCGGGACTACGGAGTCGGATGGACTCCTAAAATTGACACCGGCCAGAACGACACCGATCCCGAACTGTCAGCCTGGGTCCATAGGTCGGCGGAAGAGCTGCGAGGTCTGTCAGTATTCTGACTCTAATCTGATGTTTGCTCTAGATTGTGTTTATTGCCTCCATAAAAATTGCCTCCTTAAAGCAGACATTGCTATCggtcttttttgtttgttctttgttCGTGTTCAGGGAAgtgaatgtttttatttatcagCCAAATGTTTTAATTAATTTTGTGTGGTATGTGCCCGAGGGTAGAGATGTAATGTGTGAAATGGACATGGTTTCGCTATGCCTTAACAAGGAATCTACAGCTCCAATTATCTATTGTCGATTTATTGTTATTTCATTGTCCATGGCTTTCTTTGTCATGGGGCTTTAGCTTACATCTTACATTTCACACGTAATCAATGCAGCTGTATATCCGTCAAAAGAGGTACTATTTTTGCATCTTCTTAATCTAGAGGCTTCGTTTCACGGAATACACGGAGTCTATCACGGCGGTGGTTACCAAGTGGAGCTGGGCAAGAACCGAACGAAGACCGTCGCTATCCTCCGTACTCTCCGAAACAACGACTGGATCGACGAAAAAACCCGAGCGGTGTTCGTGCAGCTGACCTTGTACAACCCGAATTCTAACCTGATGACGACGGTGCTGTTGTCGGTGGAGTTCAGCGTGATTGGAGCGGCCTTTCCTTCTTATGAAGTGCTGATCTTTCCGCCGTACTTTGGCATCGTAGACCTGCCCATCTCCTTCCTAGCGTCCGAGATCGTCCTGCTCCTGCTGTCTGGGTACTTCGTGTATGTTGAAGGTAAGGGTGTGGACATGACATAtcgttgttgttgatgatgattttgCCACATAATTCTACTGTCATGTATGCTCACTAGGAGGGTCGAACTTAATAGCCATTCAGTAAGATGTCTTCAGgtacttttttaaaaacttcttTACAGGTTGGAGGATGTATAAGATGTCCTTCAAGTACTTCAAACAGTTCTGGCGCATTCTGGATTCTGTCATCATCGCACAAGCATTTGGCACCTTTGGGGTCTTCTTCTACACCCAGTACGTCGCCGACGTCATCTACCATCAGATGGATGCAGTAGACGAAGAAGGCGCATGGGGGAGCTTCGTCAACTACAGGAAAGTGGCGATTTGGTCTCAGACGTACACGTACATGCTGGGCATACTGATCTCCCTGACCACAATCAAACTTCTCCATCTGTTAGGCTCCATTGTTAACGGAGTCACATTCTTGTCGGCTACAATGATGGAAGCTGCCGCACCCTTGTCTGGATTCAGCGTCATTTTCCTTATATCTGTAGCAGCCTTTGCGCAAATGGTGTATCTCGTCGTGGGCAACCACCTCTTCACATACAGCACTTTCGTTGGCACCGTGCAAGAGATGTTGAACTGGATGCTGGGAGATTTCGACTACGATCAGGTGACCGACGTTTCCCCCATTCTCGGTCCAGTGATGGTGTTCCTGTTCAACATCTCTTTCCAGCTGTTCCTGATGATGGTGTTTGCCACGATTCTGTGCGAGGCCCTGGCCCTGATACGTGTGAAAGCAGAAGAAGAACCCAGAGATGATGACCTTCCTCCTACCCTCCAGACCATCGTCATGGAAGGGACCAAGTCGTTACGCATACGCTATCAGCAGGCGAAAGTAACCAGAAAGTGCAGGGATGTGGTTGTGTACGAGTTTGAGACCAAGAATGTTACTGGAATAGAACTGCTATGTTTTGAACAGTCCTTCGATGACCGCAATGGCTCTGATATGGCTTCTGGTTGACCGACAGCGCAGAAAACACGTCATATTTCCCGTTATAAATAGATATACGATTTAAAGTAGACAACTTGATGATATGCTCTTCAAAAACTTATGAGTGCTACATAtaatgaaaatatgatatatt comes from Branchiostoma floridae strain S238N-H82 chromosome 2, Bfl_VNyyK, whole genome shotgun sequence and encodes:
- the LOC118410431 gene encoding polycystin-2-like, which translates into the protein MARKRRYEFSLEDGSPTGTGVPPVFPELDTRTKKHLKEVALSLVYAFAVMLVAYLQRDWLSFYQREAVEQLVVRRRSLAVKPFSYIKTSSSFWTWSETHLMDALYDDGNENALQSHSFYQVQWTKFRQERVSHDVPFTIPNDVLMSTIGYCKEPFSSHNKDWRDYGVGWTPKIDTGQNDTDPELSAWVHRSAEELREASFHGIHGVYHGGGYQVELGKNRTKTVAILRTLRNNDWIDEKTRAVFVQLTLYNPNSNLMTTVLLSVEFSVIGAAFPSYEVLIFPPYFGIVDLPISFLASEIVLLLLSGYFVYVEGWRMYKMSFKYFKQFWRILDSVIIAQAFGTFGVFFYTQYVADVIYHQMDAVDEEGAWGSFVNYRKVAIWSQTYTYMLGILISLTTIKLLHLLGSIVNGVTFLSATMMEAAAPLSGFSVIFLISVAAFAQMVYLVVGNHLFTYSTFVGTVQEMLNWMLGDFDYDQVTDVSPILGPVMVFLFNISFQLFLMMVFATILCEALALIRVKAEEEPRDDDLPPTLQTIVMEGTKSLRIRYQQAKVTRKCRDVVVYEFETKNVTGIELLCFEQSFDDRNGSDMASG